Genomic DNA from Desulfonatronum thiodismutans:
ATGTGGAGACATGTTCATTCGCACCTTGTCATTGATCAAGAACCGGATGAAACGCATCCTCATTTTTTTGGACATCTGCGCCAATACCTGATGTTCATTGACCAATCTGCTTGGGCGAAGTCTCCTAAGTCGCGCCAACCATCTCAATGACTTCTTCCTTGACCATATTCAGCGTAGCTTCTGCTCAATATCTCAGGACCATTCGAAGTCAGGGCGATAGTATGCTCAAAATGAGCTGCGAGGCTATTGTCTTTGGTCACAGCCGTCCAACGATC
This window encodes:
- a CDS encoding S1 domain-containing protein — protein: MRWLARLRRLRPSRLVNEHQVLAQMSKKMRMRFIRFLINDKVRMNMSPHDLNRDRITYRLK